The Silene latifolia isolate original U9 population chromosome Y, ASM4854445v1, whole genome shotgun sequence sequence TACTATCTTATACAGGTCGCTGGTTTGTTTTTCTGGTTTCCGGCTACTAGCGAACTGCTGGTGGAAGGTGTTGACTAAGTCGGCGAAGCAGGCTATGCTCTTATTGGGCAGGCTGACGAACCACTGCAAGGCTGCTCCGGACAATGTGGACCCGAACCCTTTGCACATACAAGCTTCCTTCAGGGACCCTGTTGCGTTTATcaccatcatcttctgcttgtaatGGTTGATGTGATCGAGAGGATCCGTGGTCCCGTCGTAGAGTGTCATGGTTGGTAGTACGCATCATTTGGGGACACCAACGAGGGCTATGTCATCCACAAAAGGGGAGTCTGCGTAGCTATTGCGTCTTTGCCTTCTCCGGGGGTCGTGCTACGCCCGGAATCCGTACATCAGTCCCTTAACTCCCGGTGCCGCTCCGAAGCTACATgttcctgcaagagggttagaggGAGGCGGAAAAGAGCCAACAGTTGTACCTCCGAACCAGGTTCCTCCTGGGAACTGATTGCCTGTTTGACTCGCCAAAGGTGTGGTGTGAATAATGGTTCCTGGTTGGCATTCTGGTGCCTGCTGAGAGGAGGTTCCTCCAAGCCAGGTTCCTCCAGAGAAATGACAGCTTGCTGGATTTATTACGCTAGTGCTGGATCCTGGATTCCATCCTGTCGCCTGCTGGACGGGTGTTCCTGCAAGAGATTGCAAGTTAGTCCCTAGCAAGCTATTAGACAAAGTACTACCTCGAGTCTGCTGCAAGCTGGGTGGTCGGTCAAAAGACAGGAACCCTAATCCACTGGGCTCGATGGCTCCTCTGGGTGGTACTCCTTCAAGATCCAATCTGGTGACCAGTTCTGATGGAATCTGCCGGAACAATCCTCCACTGGAGGCTGAAACTGGAGCCTCTGAAGGTGGAGGCAACGTGGCTGATGCGGTCCTAGCCTGTGCCACCATTGCGATCTGATTCCTGAGATCCTGATTGTCCTTCCTCAAGCTTTCAATGGCCCGGTGCAGGGTATCCATTCCTTCTAGCACCACTCGCATTGGATCTGGTGGCGAGGCTCCTGATTTCTTGGGAATTCCTCCTGATGCTGCCTCCTGTATCTGGGTCCTAGTAAGGACTTCACTCCTGCCGGGGCCGCTCTCCCTACTAGATTCCGTCACACTGGGTGCTGTTGATGCTTTAGGTACCTGCGGTGGCTTGAAAGGTGGTGGCATAGCTTTGGGAGACACGCTGACGGGGACCATCCTGGGGGCCGGGTGCCGGTGATGCGTTGATCGGTCCCGTGGATCTTTGGAAGAGGCCTTCCACCGAGAAGGTTGAGGGGTGCTCCCTGGGTCTTGGGACAGTTGAACCGGCTCCAGACATGGTAATGAATAAAATTGCACTTGCGAAATTAGGTTATAGagaatgatcactatgccccacggtgggcgccaaattgttttggtaaaaatttaccgattaGTTGTTTAGATTAGTGAGTCAAAGTGATCGTCTATAACTACGAACGAGTCAAGAAAACACGGTATAAACTAAAGTAAAAGACAACAAAAGAAAGATCGGCGCAAGgagtttttggtgacgcggaaaacccggtgtgggaacaaccgcggggggagtcggaatcccaccaagtaTGCACTATAATTCTTTAAGAGATATTTTAATGGAAGTACAAGATAAAGGCTAGGCAATAAGGCTCCTTAGGAATGCTTCTTGTTGGATCCTCTGCCGGATTTTGAGCTGGAGCCTCTGCCGGAGTTTCTGCTGGAACTGCTGCTGGAGCCTGGGTATATTTTCTGGATACAAGAATGTCGTTGTTGCGTAGATATTGATCAATGAGGATGATAGAGATTATCAAGTGTAAGATGACGATGTAAAGGTGTGAGGTGTGGATATGTGTTTTGTTGTACGTTGTCATGCCCCCTTTCCCTTGTGGTTATTGCTCTTTTTATAGTGCATAAACCCTAGATGCCCTCTTATCTTGCAACCCATTAATGCTTTTGTAACTGCCCCTTATTTTACTCCAACCTCCCCTATTTTCCAGCAGTTGTTACACATTCATAGGGGGTTGTTGGTTGACTCCTTTTATTGCTCATTTAACTCCTCCACTTAATGCACTAAATGCTCCATTAGATGCTCATCCTATTTATTTCAGATATAGCTGCTTCCTCCAGGGTCTCGCTTCTTCAGGCTCCTCTAGA is a genomic window containing:
- the LOC141630655 gene encoding uncharacterized protein LOC141630655, whose product is MTLYDGTTDPLDHINHYKQKMMVINATGSLKEACMCKGFGSTLSGAALQWFVSLPNKSIACFADLVNTFHQQFASSRKPEKQTSDLYKIVQGSEESTRDFLNRFNREKVAIPRCDIATTIEAFRQGLHQDSDLYKDLTKYPCTTFEEVQMKAIAVMRLEEDSGPRKGYLWC